From a region of the Synechococcus sp. PCC 7502 genome:
- a CDS encoding amino acid ABC transporter ATP-binding protein, translating into MITLEKVSKWYGKFQVLNDCTTQVNKGEVVVVCGPSGSGKSTLIKCVNGLESFQQGDIWVDGTSVGNPKTNLPKLRSQVGMVFQHFELFPHLTIIDNLTIAPIKVLKRSKQEATDKGMQLLQRVGLTVQAHKFPGQLSGGQQQRVAIARALAMDPIVMLFDEPTSALDPEMVNEVLDVMVELATEGMTMMVVTHEMGFARKVAHRVIFMDHGSIIEDTTKEEFFGTPRSERAQQFLSKILSY; encoded by the coding sequence ATGATTACCCTCGAAAAAGTTTCTAAATGGTACGGTAAGTTTCAGGTTTTGAATGATTGCACAACTCAGGTAAATAAGGGTGAAGTTGTGGTTGTGTGTGGTCCCTCGGGTTCAGGTAAATCCACTTTAATTAAATGTGTCAATGGCTTGGAGTCTTTTCAGCAGGGTGATATTTGGGTGGATGGCACTTCTGTAGGTAACCCTAAAACTAATCTACCTAAGCTGCGATCGCAAGTGGGCATGGTATTCCAGCATTTTGAATTATTTCCCCATCTCACTATAATTGATAACCTGACGATCGCTCCCATTAAAGTATTAAAACGCAGTAAACAGGAAGCCACAGACAAAGGAATGCAGCTACTACAACGGGTAGGTTTAACTGTGCAAGCTCATAAATTCCCTGGACAGCTTTCAGGTGGACAACAACAACGGGTGGCGATCGCTCGTGCCTTGGCAATGGATCCAATTGTGATGCTATTTGATGAACCAACCTCTGCTCTTGATCCTGAAATGGTAAATGAGGTTTTAGATGTCATGGTGGAACTAGCAACTGAAGGCATGACAATGATGGTGGTTACCCACGAAATGGGATTTGCTCGTAAGGTCGCTCACCGTGTGATTTTTATGGATCACGGCAGTATTATTGAGGATACAACCAAGGAAGAATTTTTTGGGACTCCCCGCTCAGAACGTGCCCAGCAATTTCTATCTAAAATTCTCAGTTATTAA